The Amycolatopsis sp. NBC_01480 genome segment GCTGGCCCCGCTGACCGACCGCGCGGTGACCGAACTGGTCGGGCACCTGCTCGACGCGCCGCCCTCGCCCGCGCTGCTGCGGGTGGTGACCTCGCGGGCGTCCGGGATCGCGCTGTTCGCGGTGGCGCTGACCCGGCACCTGGCCACCGGGCGCACGTCCGGCCCGTTGCCCGCGGTGATCCGGGATGTGGTGCTGGAACAGGTGAACCTGCTCGGCGAGACCGAGCGCCGGCTGCTCGAAGTGGTCGCGGTGGCCGGGGTGCACGGCCGCGCGCCGGTGCTGGGCACGGTCGCGGGGCTGGACTCGCCGGTGCTGCACGCGGCTTTGCGCCGCCTGGTCGGCACTCGGCTGGTCGTCGAGCATCGGTCCGGGGCCGAGCCGCATTACCAGATCGCGCACCCGCTGTACGCCGAAGCGGTTTACGGGGAACTCGGCGTCGCCGAACGACGCTCGCTGCACGTCGCCGTCGGAGTCGCGCTGGATGCCAGTGGCGGCGGGAGCACGGTGGCCTCCGCGCCGCATTACGCGGCCGGCGGCGACAGCGTTCCTGCGGCCCGCGCGGTCGAAGTGTTCAGCGACGCCGGGCGGCGGGCGTTGACCGTGGGCGATCTCGACGAGGCCGGTGACTACCTCACCGCGGCCCTGCGCCGGGCCCGGGGTGCGCGTCCCGAGGCGGTGCCGGCGTTGCTCGTCGACCTCGCGCGGGTGGAGCAGGGGCGGGGCCGGCTCGGCGAGGCCGCCGCGCTGCTGGACGCCGCGGTCACGCTTGGCGAGCGCCGGGGCCAGGACGCCGAGCGGCTGCGCGCGTGGCGGCACCTGCAGGCGCTGCTGGAGGCCGAACGCGGGAACGTGCCGGCCGCGGTCGGGCTCGCCCGGGCCAGCGGGCGGCGGCCGGACACCGCCCGCCGGCGCCACGTCGGCCACGCTGGCCGACGGCGAGCCGGACGGCGCCCGGGTCCTGCAGCTCGAGCCCGGTTCTGTGCTGGTCTTCGAGGAGCTGGTCGGTGCCAAGAGCGGCTTGCCCGCCGACGCCGACCACACCCACCGGCAGGCGGTCCGGCTGACGTCGGTCACCAAGACCACCGACGAGCTGTACCACCAGCCGCTGCTGGAAGTGGCCTGGGACCGGGTGGACGCGCTGACCTTTCCCTTGTGTGTCAACGCCCGTGGCGGCGCGGACTGCATCGACTTCGAGGTCGGCGTGGCCCGCGGCAACGTGGTTCTGGTCGAGCACGGCGCGCGGATCGACTGGTGCGGCGGAGCGCCGGAAAGTCACGCCGTGCCGCCGCCCGAAGCGACGGAGCCGGGCTGCCCGGACCCGCCGGACTTCGGCTGTCCCGACGAGTCCGTGCCCGGGCAACGACCGGGTTACCCGCCGTTGCCGGTGCGGTTCTCCCCGGAGCTGACGCATCAGCCGGTCACGCAGAGCGCGCCGTTCCCCTCACCCGTGGACATCGCGGCCGCCCAGGCGCGGTGGCTGATCGGCTTGCCCGAGCGCGTGCGCGCCCGGCTGACCGCGTTGTGGCACAGCTGCTCGGGCCACGAACTGTCCGATGAGGACATTGCTTTTGTGACGGCGCTGTTCGGCGCCCGGCTGGTCGCCAGGCTCGAACTGAGGGAGCATCCCCGCCGGGCGCTGCGGTACCTGCTCGCGCGGTTCGACGACCTGCTCGAGACCAAACTGGAACGGCTGCGGCAGCTGATCCACCGTGCCCGCGCGGGATACGTGCTCACCGAGGCGAACGAGGGCTGGGAGATCGGCCAGAGCTGGGGCGCCGCGGAAGGCGCCGCGCTGGACGAGAACAGTGCGGCGTTCCGCGGCCCGGCGGGCCCGGCCACTCAGCCGGACCCGCGCGCCGCGCTGCCCGCGGTCACCGTGACCGACCGGAACGGCGAAACCTGGCTGCCGCAACGAGATCTGCTGGACAGCGGGCCGGCCGACCGGGTGTTCGTCGGTGAGCTCAACGACACCGGCGCGGTGGCGCTGCGCTTCGGCGATGGCCGTAACGGCGCGAAGTTCCCTCTGGACGGCACTCTTACGGCTTCCTTGCGGGTCGGCACCGGTCTGGCGGGCAACGTCGGCCGCGAGGCGGTGAACCGGATCGTCTTCTGCCGGGTTTCGGCAGGCGGCATCCGCGAGGTCCGCAATCCGCTGCCCGCCACCGGCGGGGTTGGTCCCGAGCCGGTGTCCGAGGTCCGGCTGCGGGCGCCGCAGGAGGTCCGGCACCGTCTGCTGCGCGCGGTCACCGCGGACGACTACGCGACGCTGGCCGGGCAGAACCCCGCCGTGCAACGGGCCGCGGCCGATCTGCGCTGGACCGGCAGCTGGTACGAGGCCCAGGTCGCGCTCGACCCGCTCGGCGCGGAGGTCGCGCCGGACTGGCTGCTCGACGAGGTCCGCTCCGGGCTGTACCCGTACCGGCGGATCGGCCACGACTTGGCGGTGTCGACCGCGACGATGGTGCCGCTCGACCTGGCCGTGCACGTGGAGGTGCTGAGCGAGTACCTGACCGGGCACGTCCAGGCAGCGCTGCGCCGGGTGCTCGGCCGGTTCTTCGCCCCGGACAACCTCACCTTCGGCACCCCGGTCCGGGTCAGCCAGGTGGTCGCCGCCATCGCGGCGGTGCCCGGCGTCCGCCACGCCGAGGTGACCCGGCTGGGCCGGCTGTTCGGCCCGCCCGGCACCGCGCTCGGCACCGGCGTGCTGCCGATCGGGCCGCTGGAAGTGGCGCAGCTCGACGACGATCCGAGCCGGCCCGAGAACGGGCGGCTGACCCTCGACCTGGTTGGTGGGCGATGAGCTGTTCGTGCGGCTGCGGCGGGGGCCCCGCCGAGACGACCCCCGCTTCGACTTACAACCGGCCGGGCCTGCCCGCGCTGTCCGCCCGGATCGGCACGTTCAGCCAGTTCCGGGAGACGATGCTGGCCCGGATCGCGAGCCGGCCCGCGCTGGCCGAGCTGACCACGCGGGAGCCGGACGACCCGGCGATCGCGCTGCTGGACTGCTGGGCCGTCGTCGGCGACGTGCTGACCTTCTACCAGGAGCGGCTCGCGAACGAGGGCTACCTGCGCACCGCGATCGAGCCGGAATCCTTGATACACCTGGGAAAGCTGGTCGGCTACACCCCGCGGCCCGCGCTCGCCGCCACGACCCACCTCGCGTTCAGCCTCGACCCGGGTGCGAAGGCGGTGATCCCGGCCGGTTCGGGCGCCAAGAGCGTGCCGGGGCAGAACCAGCTGCCGCAGACCTTCGAGACCACCGACGAGCTGGTGGCCCGCGAGGAGTGGAACACCCTGCAGGTCGCCACGACCGCGCCGGTGGACCTCGACGCCTTCCACGCCCAGCAGATGCGTGAGCTGGGCGTCGAAGGCACGACGGCCAACCTCAAGACCGGCGACCGGCTGCTGCTGCTCTTCGGCACGGCGTCCCCGGTGGTCCGGACCGTCGAGCAGGCGGCCGCGGACTTCGCGGCCGGCCGGACCACGGTCACCCTCACCGTCCCGGACGGCGGTCTCGATGAGCTGAACCAGGCGATTTCCGACCTGCTCATGGCGATCACCAAGGTGGTGCCGCCGCCCGACCCGCAGTCCTGGGACCCGAAGCCGCCGATCTCGCCGTGGACCGCGGCGACGATCGAGGCGCTGACCACGGCCCGGGCCTACCTCACCAGCCTCGGCACTTCGCCGGACGTGGCCGACGTGCCGTATGACCTGATCCGCACCGTCACGGCGCTGAACACGGGGCTGCCCGAGCAGGCGGCCCTCGCGCGGGCGCACGCGGGCTGCACGGTGCAGGACTGGTTCGAGCAGCACGTCCAGCCGGTCGCCGACGCGAACACGGCGTTGCTGAAGCTCTGCCTGGAGGCCCTGCGCGAGACCGACCCCGAGGCGGACTATCTGAACCGGCTGGCCCAGGGCCTGGTCTGCCCGAATTCGCCGCAGCTGCTGGCCATGGACGGCGCCGATGGCGGCTGTTCCAACTGCGGTGAGGATTGCGGCCGGGCCGCCGCGCTGGTCGCGCTCACCCCGGTGCTGCCGTGGCTGCGCCGGGAGCCGTCGCGGCCGCCGCGGCACGCGATCGAGCTTCAGTCCACGGTGGACGACCTGTTCCGCGCCGACTCCGACACGCATCCAAAGCTGCTCGTCGCGGCCGACCCCCGGCTGGCGCCGAACCTGCGCCAGGCCTGGGCGAACCAGCGGATCGCGCCGCCGCCCGAGCTGTCCGGCCTGCAGGTGTTCCGGACCCGGGCGCTGACCACCGCCCGGCCGGCGGGGGCGCCGGCGGACCCGGACGGCAGCGTCACCGTCTACCTGGACAACGTGTACGACGGCATCGCCCGCGGCAGCTGGGTGGTGCTGGAATCCGCCGCGACCGCGGGGAACCCGGCGGTCCAGCTCGTCGTGACGGTGCTGGCGGCCGCCCAGACGAGCGTGGACGTGACCGTGCCGAACCCGCCCGGCGCGGCGAGGACCGTCGGCACCCGGCAGGTCACCGTGCTGACCCTGCGGACGAGCGAGCCCGCGCCCGCGGCGGGCGCCGTCGTCTGGGCCCAGGGCGAAGCGCTCACCGCGCTCGGCGACCCGATCACCGGCGACGTCTTCGGCGACGAGATCGAGCTGGGCCGGCTCTACGACGGCCTGCGCCCGGGCCGGTGGCTGATGGTGTCCGGCGAGCGCACCGACGTCCCGCACACCAGCGGCGTCCTCGCGACCGAGCTGACCATGGTGGCCGGCATCCGCCAGCGGGTCGAGCCGTCCCGCCCGGGCGCGAGCGTGCGGACGTTCCTGGCCCTGGCCACCACTCTGTCCTATCGGTACAGCCGGGCCACGGTCACGTTGTACGGCAACGTGGTCGCGGCCGATCAGGGCGAGACCCGCGCCGAGGTGCTCGGCAGCGGCGACCCGGGGACGGCCGGCCAGACCTTCCCGTTGCGGCAGGTCACGGCGGACAACCCGTTGACCTTCCAGCCTTCGGCCAATCCGACCGGCGCGGACAGCACGCTCACCACCCGCGTTTCCGGCGTGCGCTGGCACGAGACGGACGGGCTCATTCTTTCGGGCCCGACCGATCACGACTACGAGGACGGCGTCGGCACCGACGGCTCCCGTTCAGTCCGGTTCGGCGACGGGGTGCACGGCTCCCGCGTGCCGGCCGGGGTGGAGAACGTCACCGCGAACTACCGGATCGGCGCCGGGCACAGCGGCAACGTGGACGCGGGCCAGATCACCCAGCTGTCCGCCCGAGCGCTCGGCGTCCGGTCGGTGACCAATCCGATCGCGTCCGGCGGGGGAGCCGATGGCGACGGGCCGGCGGACGCGCGCGGGACCATCCCGCTGCGGATGCTGGCCCTCGACCGGCTGCTGTCGGTCCGCGACTACGAGGACTTCACCCGCGCGCGGGCCGGGATCGGCAAGGCCGCGGCGGTGAAGCTGTCCGACGGCGGGCAGCGGGTCGTGCACGTGACCATCGCGGCGACCGGCGACGCACGGATCGACCCGTCGTCCGGCCTGTTCACCACGCTGGAATCCGCGCTGGCCGCGTACGGCGACCCCGGCGTCGGCATCCGGGTCGCGGTCCGGGCCCAGGTGCTGCTGGTGCTGCGGGCCGGGATCAAGGTGCTGCCCGACTACTCGTGGGACCTGGTGGAGCCCGCCGTCCGCGCGGCGCTGCTGGCCCGGTTTTCCTTTGCCGGGCGTAATCTCGGCGAACCGGCGTACCTCAGCGAGGTGTTCGCCGCGATCCAGGCCGTGCCGGGGGTGGACTACGCCGACGTCGACATGTTCGACGGGATCCCCGGCGACGTCACGCCGATCGACCTGGCCACGATCGTCGACGGGCTCATCGAGGCGAAACCGTGTGTGCCCGCGGCCGGCGCGCGGTTCGACGAGGTCTTCGACGAGGTGGCCTTCGTCAACGGCTACGGCTGGGACACGCTTTCCACGATCGCGCTGCGGCACGGGCTGACCCTGGACGAGCTGGCCCGGCTCAACCCGCGGCTGGAGCCGGGCGCGCTGCGCCGGGGTGACCGGCTTACCGTGTTCCGCGGCCTCCGCCCCGCCCAGCTCGCCGTCCTGCCGGACAGCGTGCCGGAAGCATTGACTCTGGTGAGGATCCCATGACCCATAACGCCGACCGGCTCTACGAGCTGCTGCCCTCGGTCTACCGCCGGCGCGACGAGGAGAACGCGGGCCCGCTCAAGGCGCTGCTCGGGGTGATCACCGAGCAGGCCGACCTGATCGGCGCCGACCTCGACGCGCGGTACGAGGACTGGTTCGTCGAAACCTGCGAGGACTGGGTCGCGCCGTACCTCGGTGACCTGGTCGGGTACCGGATCCTGCCCGGCGCGGACGAGACCCTGGCCACGGGATCCGAAGCGGCCCAACGGTTGCTGGCCGCGCTGGCCTCCCGCCGCGACGTCGCGCACACCGTCGGCAACCGGCGCCGGAAGGGCACGCTGGCCCTGCTGGAGCAGCTCGCGGCGGACGTCGCGGACTGGCCGGCCCGCGCCGTCGAATACCGGCAGCTGCTCGGGGTCACGCAGGCGGTCCGGCTGCACGGCCGCGACCCGCGGGCCGACCGGCGGCGGCTGACCCGCGGCCGGCTCACCGACCTGCGCCGCGCCGACGCGCTCGACCGGCTCGGCGGGCCGTTCGACGAGCTGGCCCACACCGCCGAGGTCCGGAGCATCACCTCGCCGCGCGGCACCGGCCGGTACGACATCCCGGAAATCGGGCTGCACGTCTGGCGGCTCAAGCCCTATTCGATCACCGACGCGCCCGCGTACTGCGAGGACCGGGCCCGCACCCACTTCACGTTCAGCGTTCTGGGCAACAACACCCCGCTGATCACCAAGCCGGAGCGGGAGCCCTCGCCGGCGCACATCGCGGACGAGACGAACGTGCCCGCGTTCATCCGGCGGCACGCTTTTGCCGAGCGGACCGCGGCTTATTACGGGCCGGGCAAGAGCCTGTCGATCCACCTCGGGGACGGGAAACCGGTGCCGCTGGGCGCGATCGTGCCTGCGGACCTGTCCGGCTGGCGCTACCGGCCGGGCCGCGGCCAGGTGGCGGTGGACCCGGTGCTCGGCCGGATCTCCTTCCCGGCCCGCGAAGCTCCGGACGACGGGGTGTGGGTTTCCTGCCACTACGGGTTTTCCGCGGATATGGGCGGCGGCGAGTACCCGAGGCCGGTGGACCCGGCGTCGCCGAAGAAGGTCTACTACGTCGGGCCCGGCCACCATCGGCTGATCACCGAGGCGGTCGAGGAATGGCGTCACGACAAGGAAACCGACGCTGGACTGCGTGAGGGGGTCATCGAGATCACCGACAGCGGGGCGTATCAGGAGCAGCTCGAAATCCCGCTGGACCGCGGTGACCGGCTGACCCTGCGCGCGGCGCAGGGCACGCGGCCGGTGCTGCGGCTGCTGGACTGGTCGAGCAACCGTCCGGACGCGTTGCGGCTCCACGGAACCGGTCAGGGCGCGGCGACCGATCCGTTGCCGCGGGTGGTGTTCGACGGGCTGCTGATCACCGGGCGGAGCGTGCGGGTGGACGGGCCGGTCGGGCAGTTCGTGGTGCGGCACTGCACGCTGGTGCCGGGCTGGGACCTCGACGAGGACTGCTGCCCGTGCCACGAGGAGGAGGCCGGGATCGAGCTGGTGGACACCCCGGTCTGCCTGGAGGTGGAGCACAGCATCCTCGGCACGATCCTGGTCAACGCCGAGGAGGCACACCACGAGCCCAACCGGATCTGGCTGTCGGACAGCATTCTCGACGCCGCCGGAGCGGGCCTCGCCGCCGTGTGCGGGCCCGACGACACCCCGGCGTACGCGGAGTTCAACGCCCGGCGCACGACCGTGTTCGGCTCGGTGCTCGCGCACGCGGCCGGGCTGATCGAGAACTCCATTGTGGACGGTGTGGTGCGGATCGCCCGTCGGCAGAACGGATGTGTGCGCTTCTGCTGGCTGCCGGAGGGCTCGCGCACACCGCCCCGGTTCCATTGCGAGCCGGAGCATTCCGGCGATCCGGCCCGCGTGGTGCCGCGGTTCACCTCGGCTCGCTACGGCACGCCGGGTTACGCGCAGCTCGCGTTGAGCTGTCCCGGCGAGATCCGCCGCGGCGCCGACGACAGCTCCGAAATGGGCGCCTTCCACGACTTGTTCCAGCCGCAGCGCGAGGACGACCTCCGGCTGCGCCTCGACGAGTACACCCCGGCCGGCAGCGACGCCGGCATCCTGTTCGCCACCTAGGAGACCGCCATGCAAGCCGACTTCTCGCGTCGCACGTTCGACCCGCTGAAACACTTCTCCGCGGTCCTGTCGCAGCAGGGCCGCGTCCAGCTCGACGCCGACGCCAACGAGCAGGGCGCGATCCTGCTGCACCAGCTGCGCACCGTGGTGGCCGACCTGGTCGGCCCGGCCGCGGCGGTGGCCGGCCCGCCCGCCGGGTTCGAGGTTGACCCGGTCCTGGACAGCCGCACGAACAAGGTGCTGGACCTGACGATCGCCCCCGGCCGGTTCTACGTCGACGGGCGCTTGGTCGAGAACCACCGGCGGGGCATGACGTATTGGAACCAGCCCGACGGCCACCTGGACCCGGAACCGATGCGCTGCCGGAGACCGGTCCGTTCGTGGTGTACCTGCGGGTGTGGGAGCGGCTGATCACGGCCCTACAGGACCCGGCGATCCGCGAGGTCGCGCTCGGCGATCCCGGTCCGGACACCGCGGCCCGGGCGAAGACCGTCTGGCAGGTGGCCTGGTGCGCCGGGGAAAGCACGGGTGACTTCCAGGACTTCCTGCAGTCGGTGGACCCGGCGCGCGGCCGGCTCGCCGCCCGCGCGAAGCGGCCGGACGACGCGGACGAGGACGTCTGCCGGCTGCCACCGGAGGCGCGGTTCCGCGGTCCGGAGAACCAGCTGTACCGGGTGGAGGTGCACACCGGCGGGCTGGCCTGGCAGGACCTCTCGGACGTGCCGAACCGGTCGCGTCGCGCGGAGTTCGTGCCCGCGCTGCCCGGGGCCACGTTCAAGTGGTCGAGGGAGAACGCGTCGGTGGTGTTCCCGGTCGTGTCCGTCTCGGGCGCGACGGTCACCCTCGCGACGCTAGGCCGCGACGGCAAACTGGACCTGGACGTCGGCGACCACGTCGAACTGGTCGACGACGCCACCGCCAGCCGCGTCGCGGACGACGTCCCGGCGCTTCAGCGCCCGAACCCGTCTCCGAAACTGCTGACCGTCGTGGGGATCGACCCGGCCGATCGGGTGGTGACCTTGGACTCCGATGTGGACGATCGCTGCGGGCCGGGTACGGACCCGGAGCTGCATCCGCTGCTGCGTCGTTGGGACCACCGTGCGTCGGCCACTTACGAGAGCGGTGGCCGGGACGTCGCGGCGGACCGGGCGTTGCCGCTGGTGGAGGACACTTGGATCGATCTGGAGGATGGGGTCCAGGTGTTCTTCACGGCTCCGCCGCGCCCGTCGGCGTCGTCGGCGGCGTCGTCGGCCGACTCTGGCGGCAGCTATCGCCGCGGCGACTACTGGCAGATCCCCGCCCGCACGATTACCGGTGATGTGGAATGGCCGCAGGACGCTGGTGGCCCGCATGCGGTGGTGCCGCATGGGGTCGGTTACCACTATGCGGTGCTGGGGATCATCGGCGCGGATGGCCAGGTGACCGACCGTCCGATCTCGTTCGAGCCACTCTTCCCCGACCCAGCGAATCGGGGTGTTGCGGGGGGTGAGTCTGCGGCTGGTGGTTCTGCCGCTGCCGGTGGTTCGTCCGCGTCAGGGAATTCGCCTGCGGGATCTCCGGCTGGTGGATCGGCTACTGCCGGTGGTTCGGCTGCGCCGGGGGCATCTCCGGCTGGCGGCTCGACCGGGCATGCAGGACCCCTGACTGGCGGCTCGGCCGTGCCCCACGGTGCGTCTGCGGGACCTGCGGCTGGTGGTTCTGCCGTGCCTCACGGTGCGTCCGCTGGATCTGCGGCGTCGGCCGTGCCGGGCGATGGGGCCATGGGAGCTTCGGTGCCTGGCGGAACCGCCGCGTCGGGGACGTTGTTCACGGGACCTCTGGCTGCCGGTGGATCGGCTGGGTCTGAGGGTGCGTCCATGGGCTCTTCGCCGGGCGGGTCGGCCATGCCCGTGCAGACGTTCGCCGCCGCCCCTGCGGCTATGCGAAGTGCGGCCGTGACCGAGGGGCCACCGGTGCCGCAGATGGCGTTCTCGAGGCCAATCTCGCCGCTGCGGCAATCGAATCCGCAGCCGTCCGTCAGCGTTCAGGTGCTGGACAACCCTCCGGAACCGCAACCTGTTGTCCCCACTGCTGGGCAAGACGGGCCTTCGACGCCGCGCCCGGCCACACCCAGTCCAGTCCCACGTCAGAACGGCTCGCCCGCGCAGCCTGCCGGCTCCGATTCCGTTCCAGGGCAGGAGGATTTGATGCCATCCCGACCGACCGCTCCCACCGCCCCGGTGGACGCAGCTCCGCAGACCACGCCTGCTACCGCTCCGACTGACGGCGCTCCGCAGAGCACGCCTGCCGCCGTCCCGGCCGGCTCGGCTCCGCAGTCCGAGCTGGCCACCGATTCGACCGTCCCTGCGGCGCCGGCTGCTCCGACCACTGCCCCGCCGGTCACGGGAGCACCGGCGGGGCCGCTCGGCAACCAGCTGACCTCCTGGCTGCGCACCGTGGTCCCCGGACTCTGGGCGACCTTGGTGGCCTGGCTGGTGTCCTTCGGCTTGCCCGCTTCGATGACCGGTTGGCTGGGCGGCCTGGGCAACCAGGTGATGGTCCCGATCGTGCTGGCCATCGTGTACGCGCTCCTGCGCCGCCTCGAACCGATCATGCCGCCATGGCTGACCCGGCTGCTGATCGGCTCCAACCGGCCGCCCAGCTACGCGAGCAGCCAGACAGCATGAACGGGAGTCCGGCTCAAGGACTCGTGAGTGTCTATGCCGGTTCCAACCGTCATGAACACTCACGAGCTTTTACCCCGGCGGAGGCTGATCGGTGGCACTGTCGAGCCTCGGAGTGTCAGTGCGTCGATCGTCTCCGGGTGGTAGGGGAGTGTTGCCAGGCGGGCGACCATTGTCTCTTCGGGACTGTCCACGTCGGTCCCGAAGAAGAAAGCCCACTCGTGCTCGTCGGAACCGAAATAGACCGGCGACCCGAACGTCTCGGTGAACCGGCCCCAGCACTTCACCAACGTCGAGTTGCGCCACAGCGTCGGACAACCGCCCTGGTAAGCGACCACCCCGCCGGGCGCGAGCAAGCCCTGACACAGGCACAGGAATTCCTTGCCGTACAAGCGGTTGTGCTGCGCGTCCGTGCCGTCCTGCTCGTCCGGGAGATCGACCAGGACGATGTCGTACTTGTCCTGACACTCGCGGACGAACTGCCAGCCGTCGGCATAGTGCATGCGGATCCGGCCGTCGCCGCGTTCTGCGTTGGACAGGTCGGCGGGGGAGTAGCCGTACGGGAGGTGCTCGGCGCAGAGCCGGACGGCTTGGCTGTCGATGTCGACGTGGTCGACGACCGAAGCGCCCGCCGCCACCGCGATCTGGCACACCACGCCCTCACTAGAACCGACCACCAGCACCCGGTCCACGCGCGCGGCCAGCAGCAGCGCGGGCACCAGCAGGGCCTCGTGGTAGACGAGCTGGCTCAGCTCGGTGCTCTGGCGCTCGTTGTCGCAGAACAGGGAGATGCCCTGCGCGGTCTTGCCGATCACCAGGTGCTGGTAATCGGTGCGGATGTCGGCGAGTACGTCCGAGATCTGCCAGACGCGGGTCAGGCCGGCGCCGGCCGGCTCCTCGATGGTCAACCGTCTTCCTGTCCTCTGTGGATGGTCTGGGTCACGGCCGCGCCCGCGCCGAGCAGCTCCTGCAGCAGGTGCACGGCCAGCTCCGGGTCCGCGCGGCGGCCGCAGGTGAACACGTCGACGAACACCGAACCGCGCTCGGGGTAGGAGTGGATCGACGCGTGCGACTCGGACAGCAGCGCGAGCACGGTGATGCCCTGCGGCTCGAACCGCTTGAACGTCAGCTCGCAGACGGTCGCCCCGGCCTTCTCCAATGCGCGTTGTAGGCTGTCGCACAGGAAACCGGCGTCGTCGAGCAGCTCGGGCGCGACCCCCGAGAACTCCGCGAGCACGTGCCGGCCG includes the following:
- a CDS encoding putative baseplate assembly protein, whose protein sequence is MSCSCGCGGGPAETTPASTYNRPGLPALSARIGTFSQFRETMLARIASRPALAELTTREPDDPAIALLDCWAVVGDVLTFYQERLANEGYLRTAIEPESLIHLGKLVGYTPRPALAATTHLAFSLDPGAKAVIPAGSGAKSVPGQNQLPQTFETTDELVAREEWNTLQVATTAPVDLDAFHAQQMRELGVEGTTANLKTGDRLLLLFGTASPVVRTVEQAAADFAAGRTTVTLTVPDGGLDELNQAISDLLMAITKVVPPPDPQSWDPKPPISPWTAATIEALTTARAYLTSLGTSPDVADVPYDLIRTVTALNTGLPEQAALARAHAGCTVQDWFEQHVQPVADANTALLKLCLEALRETDPEADYLNRLAQGLVCPNSPQLLAMDGADGGCSNCGEDCGRAAALVALTPVLPWLRREPSRPPRHAIELQSTVDDLFRADSDTHPKLLVAADPRLAPNLRQAWANQRIAPPPELSGLQVFRTRALTTARPAGAPADPDGSVTVYLDNVYDGIARGSWVVLESAATAGNPAVQLVVTVLAAAQTSVDVTVPNPPGAARTVGTRQVTVLTLRTSEPAPAAGAVVWAQGEALTALGDPITGDVFGDEIELGRLYDGLRPGRWLMVSGERTDVPHTSGVLATELTMVAGIRQRVEPSRPGASVRTFLALATTLSYRYSRATVTLYGNVVAADQGETRAEVLGSGDPGTAGQTFPLRQVTADNPLTFQPSANPTGADSTLTTRVSGVRWHETDGLILSGPTDHDYEDGVGTDGSRSVRFGDGVHGSRVPAGVENVTANYRIGAGHSGNVDAGQITQLSARALGVRSVTNPIASGGGADGDGPADARGTIPLRMLALDRLLSVRDYEDFTRARAGIGKAAAVKLSDGGQRVVHVTIAATGDARIDPSSGLFTTLESALAAYGDPGVGIRVAVRAQVLLVLRAGIKVLPDYSWDLVEPAVRAALLARFSFAGRNLGEPAYLSEVFAAIQAVPGVDYADVDMFDGIPGDVTPIDLATIVDGLIEAKPCVPAAGARFDEVFDEVAFVNGYGWDTLSTIALRHGLTLDELARLNPRLEPGALRRGDRLTVFRGLRPAQLAVLPDSVPEALTLVRIP
- the speD gene encoding adenosylmethionine decarboxylase, giving the protein MGGEPSEVGEFAGRHVLAEFSGVAPELLDDAGFLCDSLQRALEKAGATVCELTFKRFEPQGITVLALLSESHASIHSYPERGSVFVDVFTCGRRADPELAVHLLQELLGAGAAVTQTIHRGQEDG
- a CDS encoding DUF6519 domain-containing protein, whose product is MVYLRVWERLITALQDPAIREVALGDPGPDTAARAKTVWQVAWCAGESTGDFQDFLQSVDPARGRLAARAKRPDDADEDVCRLPPEARFRGPENQLYRVEVHTGGLAWQDLSDVPNRSRRAEFVPALPGATFKWSRENASVVFPVVSVSGATVTLATLGRDGKLDLDVGDHVELVDDATASRVADDVPALQRPNPSPKLLTVVGIDPADRVVTLDSDVDDRCGPGTDPELHPLLRRWDHRASATYESGGRDVAADRALPLVEDTWIDLEDGVQVFFTAPPRPSASSAASSADSGGSYRRGDYWQIPARTITGDVEWPQDAGGPHAVVPHGVGYHYAVLGIIGADGQVTDRPISFEPLFPDPANRGVAGGESAAGGSAAAGGSSASGNSPAGSPAGGSATAGGSAAPGASPAGGSTGHAGPLTGGSAVPHGASAGPAAGGSAVPHGASAGSAASAVPGDGAMGASVPGGTAASGTLFTGPLAAGGSAGSEGASMGSSPGGSAMPVQTFAAAPAAMRSAAVTEGPPVPQMAFSRPISPLRQSNPQPSVSVQVLDNPPEPQPVVPTAGQDGPSTPRPATPSPVPRQNGSPAQPAGSDSVPGQEDLMPSRPTAPTAPVDAAPQTTPATAPTDGAPQSTPAAVPAGSAPQSELATDSTVPAAPAAPTTAPPVTGAPAGPLGNQLTSWLRTVVPGLWATLVAWLVSFGLPASMTGWLGGLGNQVMVPIVLAIVYALLRRLEPIMPPWLTRLLIGSNRPPSYASSQTA
- a CDS encoding putative baseplate assembly protein, which codes for MRVPRRCRRCSSTSRGWSRGGAGSARPPRCWTPRSRLASAGARTPSGCARGGTCRRCWRPNAGTCRPRSGSPGPAGGGRTPPAGATSATLADGEPDGARVLQLEPGSVLVFEELVGAKSGLPADADHTHRQAVRLTSVTKTTDELYHQPLLEVAWDRVDALTFPLCVNARGGADCIDFEVGVARGNVVLVEHGARIDWCGGAPESHAVPPPEATEPGCPDPPDFGCPDESVPGQRPGYPPLPVRFSPELTHQPVTQSAPFPSPVDIAAAQARWLIGLPERVRARLTALWHSCSGHELSDEDIAFVTALFGARLVARLELREHPRRALRYLLARFDDLLETKLERLRQLIHRARAGYVLTEANEGWEIGQSWGAAEGAALDENSAAFRGPAGPATQPDPRAALPAVTVTDRNGETWLPQRDLLDSGPADRVFVGELNDTGAVALRFGDGRNGAKFPLDGTLTASLRVGTGLAGNVGREAVNRIVFCRVSAGGIREVRNPLPATGGVGPEPVSEVRLRAPQEVRHRLLRAVTADDYATLAGQNPAVQRAAADLRWTGSWYEAQVALDPLGAEVAPDWLLDEVRSGLYPYRRIGHDLAVSTATMVPLDLAVHVEVLSEYLTGHVQAALRRVLGRFFAPDNLTFGTPVRVSQVVAAIAAVPGVRHAEVTRLGRLFGPPGTALGTGVLPIGPLEVAQLDDDPSRPENGRLTLDLVGGR
- a CDS encoding spermidine synthase translates to MTIEEPAGAGLTRVWQISDVLADIRTDYQHLVIGKTAQGISLFCDNERQSTELSQLVYHEALLVPALLLAARVDRVLVVGSSEGVVCQIAVAAGASVVDHVDIDSQAVRLCAEHLPYGYSPADLSNAERGDGRIRMHYADGWQFVRECQDKYDIVLVDLPDEQDGTDAQHNRLYGKEFLCLCQGLLAPGGVVAYQGGCPTLWRNSTLVKCWGRFTETFGSPVYFGSDEHEWAFFFGTDVDSPEETMVARLATLPYHPETIDALTLRGSTVPPISLRRGKSS
- a CDS encoding DUF6519 domain-containing protein; translated protein: MQADFSRRTFDPLKHFSAVLSQQGRVQLDADANEQGAILLHQLRTVVADLVGPAAAVAGPPAGFEVDPVLDSRTNKVLDLTIAPGRFYVDGRLVENHRRGMTYWNQPDGHLDPEPMRCRRPVRSWCTCGCGSG